The genomic segment tatttttagatTGTTATTAATTATGCAGTCTTATGTTTGTCAAATTCCAATGTTTTATCAGCTGAGTCAGAGCTGTTTATCACTGAAAAATAGGGTTGAAAGTTGAATATATATAGAGTATCTTATATGTAATAATTTCTAAAattgtcatatatatatatataatcatacTATAGCTATCAAATAAAGGTATAACAATAAAGCATATAATATTCCCCCAAATATGTAGTGTAGAAGTATGAAGTATTGTgcaaaattagatttaaaaataaaagtgggCTTGTATTTCAGTAATTTGTAAGTTTTAGTCCATCGAAAACAGACAGCTTATTTTCAGCCGAGAGTCTTTCTTTTAACACTCGGTATGATCTGTATtagtagtggtagtagtagtaatagtgtTTGTGGTATGGTGTTATGTGATCCTATCACCACCTACGCTAAAAAAGAAACCCGAGATAAAAAGGTGGGGAGATTTTGTATATTTgaataaacactgaaacattGCATTTTGATCATCCGCGTAGCAGAAAACCACTTGAGCAGACACGTCTTACATTTCGAGttttaatataaaacattttgataataaataaaagacactTCTTAAAAGCGATACATTCATCTGCCAGCTCGATACGGACTCAGAAGATCAGCCTGGATTCACGTTGTGTCATCTCCTCGACTTCCTCCGGGGTGAGGTCGTTGTTTCTCAAGCTGTAGTGATGGAGAAAATCTCTCACTGACGGTGCACAACAAGTTTGGAAATACAAACCGAgtttaaagccaaaaaaaaaaaaaaaaaaacattcttgtcTGGCTACAGCGGGATGCGGGCTTCCACAACCACAGTTTTTCTTGGCACTGAAGCTAGAAGTGCAGCCATGCCTTGACCCAAATCCAGGAGGCACGcaaccaatcacatgcaccAGCCACAAGAGGAAACAAACAGTGGCAACTTTTGTATTTGTGGATGTATTGCTCAGCGCTCATCACGTACCATATCGATTTCACATGAGTGTTGTGTTCGAGGGCTTGAATCAGACATTCCACCCCTGCTCTGGTTATGCAGTTCTCTATCAACCTTTTACAGGAAATGAGAGGGTGGAGAGAGGGTGGAGTAATTTAAGCACTACTGTACAGTGACTGCTCAAATGTCAAATCAGCCCTTCGGCGCATACAAATGTCTTTTGCATTTTCAATACGCGTATGACTGATCTCCGAAACTTACCAAATCTCTTCCAGTGACGCACTGTTCTTGATGATGTTGGCGAGGGCGCGGGCTCCTCTACTCCCTACGCCGTTGCCTGCCAGGCTGCCATTGCataacgacacacacacacaattgtgGCCATTATGGAGCCGCACATAAGTggaatttaattgttttttaaatgttccacGTTCTCTTAAGTCTACCTAACATGTGCCAATATTTGAAACAAGTATTACCTGAGCCACACCAGAGTATTGCTGCTCTCTAGGACTTGTGCTAGGGCCTCTGCTCCTGCATCACCTATCTTATTGCCCCAAAGcctgggaataaaaaaaaattgtaatatTAATAAGATGCATGAGATCTGGAAGAAGTTTTCTTCAATTTCGCAAAGACTTTTACCCTAAGTACTGCAGTGAATGGTTGAATTTCAGGCCCTCTGCCAGCTGCTTTGCTCCTTCCGCTGTGATATTATTATTACCCAGCCTGAAAGAAAAACGAGAAGTTCATTAAATACGCATCGTACACTACAAAGACCTATTTAAAGAGTTCCTTTTTAGTGTCACATTTGTCGAGCGCTGGAAATACTGTTGACCTGAGAGCGAGGAAATTCTGCTTGGTCTTCAGAAGATGAGAAAAGTGCTGTGTGCATGCATCAGTTAGCTGGTTGTTGAAGAGCCTAGAGGGAAACGAAATGATGATTCAACGTCATTTGTGACTTAATGGTAGCGTTAATGATTTACTGTCTAGACAACACTCACGCAATTTTCCGGAAGTTGTCGCACTGGATTCCTTTGGCGATCAGTTTGCGGATCCCCTCATCGGTAATGTTATTATTCCTAAGACTGATGAAGGGGAGATACGAGGCACTTAAGGATTTGGAGGCTTAGTTTACGATAATGAATAGATGGGAGGAATAATGCAACCTTTCATACTCACTACAGGGAATTACAAATGTGCATGCAGGGAAGAAGCTGCTCCACTCCAACATCGCCCACAGAGTTGTTGTCCAGCTGCAGGCCTACAGGATTCTTCAGATGCTGGAGCACATACGCTAGCGCAGTGCACTCCACAGGTCCGATGTTACAGTAGGTCAGTTTCAAGTGGTCCACCTCCAGCTTACTCATGGCATCTTTTGCAATCCTGCTCTCTTGCATCTCGTAGATGCATTTGATAAGCCAGACGAAGCCTGGCATTGCGTGCATGCTCTTCTTCTCCCCCTCTACAGGCTGAGGGATGGACTTGAAGTGTTTCTGCATGCCTTTGGACAGACATCTCACCACCTGTCTGACCCTCTTCTCCATCACAGCACTGGGGCAGCAGTGGAGCCACAGGCTTTGATGGCGCTGAGACAGCAGCCCTGACACAAAGGTGGCTGTGATTTGCAGATTTGGTGTTTCAGCTGCTGTAGCTTCCCCCTCTTGTTGGTAGGTGGAAGGCAAGCAGGACCCGAAGCATGCGCTGCTCAGACCTGTCTCCTTCAGGTCCTTCAGCTCAAAGAGCTTGGGGATGGTTGAACGGTCAGTGTTGTTTGAGAGAACAATGTACAGAGCAGCAAAGAAACACTGCAGAGTCACATGAAGGAATTCATAGCGTTTACTGCGAGTGGAGGACATATCTTTGCTTTGAATGAGGAAGCCCATGCTGATGTCCTTTTCAGTCACACCACATGTCTCCAAGTCTGCACCTGAGAAGATGTAACAGGTGGTTCCGATCAACTCAAAGGCAAGCTGCCCGAGATGCAGGACTGTTTGTAGGTGCTCATGAAGCCAACCCGACCCCGCAGTGCTCCCCTGGGAGCTTTGGCGCTGGAGAAAGTGCTGTAAGATCATCAGGTACACGTCTGTGATTGTCTGCGGGCTGCCCTCCCCACAGCCGAGCAGCTCCTTATGGCACTGTGACACAATCCAGCAGAGGACCGGACTATGACACAGTCCAAGTAAAGCAGTGTTTGTCTGTAGGGACCCCAGAACCTTTGCAGCCACAGCGGGGTCACTGTGATGCTTCTTCACAAAGCAGTCGATGCCGCTCGGGGAAAAGCCTTTCAGGAACACCTCTTTGCGAAGGTGTTTCTTCAACAAGGGGCCCACTGCCTCCGGGCGACTAGTCAC from the Sparus aurata chromosome 4, fSpaAur1.1, whole genome shotgun sequence genome contains:
- the nod2 gene encoding nucleotide-binding oligomerization domain-containing protein 2 — its product is MSVQELVLKQRTEILHALCSSGSAEHLEQVLDVLLAEEELSWEEYQNVQVPGRALYTNARQLLDLVYTKGVDTCGLFLAALKQVLPEAKGVGFSLTGCRSSLEGKEEYQSTSSQTLLTQRPSLVRELQGCTDGALQALLISGLFTTADCDDVRLPIHTPSQQARRLLDHVRSKGESAAKTLLQYIQQKQESGSTPTQEKPTPPKEFVKYQKKLSSSVSAQSCFLSTYGGTSHMSLDDIYTEGQLELGHDCADAHGSLGLEDIVGTAGTVNEEADTVLVSGEAGSGKSTLLQRLHLLWARGTALQDFLLLFPFSCRRLNSEQRELSVQELLFQHCCWPDREQEEIFQFILDHPHLILFTFDGLDELKQSFSDEHRLCCPTQRAPVHVLLFNLIQGSLMKGVRKVVTSRPEAVGPLLKKHLRKEVFLKGFSPSGIDCFVKKHHSDPAVAAKVLGSLQTNTALLGLCHSPVLCWIVSQCHKELLGCGEGSPQTITDVYLMILQHFLQRQSSQGSTAGSGWLHEHLQTVLHLGQLAFELIGTTCYIFSGADLETCGVTEKDISMGFLIQSKDMSSTRSKRYEFLHVTLQCFFAALYIVLSNNTDRSTIPKLFELKDLKETGLSSACFGSCLPSTYQQEGEATAAETPNLQITATFVSGLLSQRHQSLWLHCCPSAVMEKRVRQVVRCLSKGMQKHFKSIPQPVEGEKKSMHAMPGFVWLIKCIYEMQESRIAKDAMSKLEVDHLKLTYCNIGPVECTALAYVLQHLKNPVGLQLDNNSVGDVGVEQLLPCMHICNSLYLRNNNITDEGIRKLIAKGIQCDNFRKIALFNNQLTDACTQHFSHLLKTKQNFLALRLGNNNITAEGAKQLAEGLKFNHSLQYLGLWGNKIGDAGAEALAQVLESSNTLVWLSLAGNGVGSRGARALANIIKNSASLEEIWLIENCITRAGVECLIQALEHNTHVKSICLRNNDLTPEEVEEMTQRESRLIF